One genomic region from Sphingobacterium multivorum encodes:
- a CDS encoding helix-turn-helix domain-containing protein produces MTKLGEFLAKKSVNKSQIARKTGLSKARINELTMTESAKLRLDEMYLIALAIDTDPARMMFELCDHLQLKEIVE; encoded by the coding sequence ATGACGAAATTAGGTGAATTTTTAGCGAAGAAATCTGTGAATAAATCCCAGATTGCGCGTAAAACAGGTTTAAGCAAAGCAAGAATCAACGAGTTGACAATGACCGAATCGGCTAAATTGCGTTTGGATGAGATGTATTTGATCGCGTTGGCCATCGACACTGATCCCGCTAGAATGATGTTCGAACTATGTGATCATCTCCAGCTAAAAGAGATCGTGGAATAA
- a CDS encoding ABC transporter permease, with protein MIGNNLKIAWRNMAKNKLYSFIKVGGFAFSIAICILIVLYIKHETSYNKFYPAMDRVYRLVVQLPIEHKIERWVSLSAPVAPTLKAEIPSVEQTGRILPNPLFGAGSNQLSLNNSPDSHYDDGFVYVDQSILDMFPMPMVSGQLSHALDKPNTLVITRSKAEKYFKNNPIGQTIYLNNNTSKAYTITGVIEDMPNNSTLAGYSFFMSLAGEPFYQGEQTAWLNNNYTVYVKLKPNVDVALAEKEISKNYLEVHYLPEYLKSGRKLNPLFKQAKITLQNALDIHLKSADVSDDKVSTLNRGDIRMVWTFATVALFILFIACINFINLSTANAATRAKEIGIRKTIGSSRKLLIGQFLVEAICYSVLSLIIGLFLSWLLLPVFNQLANKSLTIPWLSVYFFPSLLAAILVIGVLAGIYPALYLSKFKPITALKNNVIGAKSSLFRNSLVVFQFATSIILIVGALVTNKQINYILDKDLGFDKDQVVVLRGIGTLSKQLPSLKNELKSLPDVASVSLSDFLPVPIDGAKRNGNPFWIDGRRDLDMATQGQFWEIDQDYLSTFGLHLNKGRNFDPTRATDSSSAIINQKLADELQLKNPIGAKITNGNTWTIIGVVDDFIFESLKDKGYAGLCMTLQGNPSLLSIKVKSQHLKETLADITAVWDKFAPNQQINYSFLDEGFAALYQDVERTKNIFTCFALVAIFVAALGLFGLATYVTQQRTKEIGVRKVLGASAMRLLRLLSGDFIKLVFVALVIATPVAWWAMNQWLTDFNYRIEINWLYFILAGMSAILIALGTISYQTWKAIRANPVDSLRDE; from the coding sequence ATGATAGGAAATAATCTCAAAATTGCCTGGCGGAATATGGCAAAAAACAAGCTATATTCATTCATCAAAGTTGGTGGATTTGCCTTTAGTATTGCCATCTGTATTCTTATTGTTTTATATATAAAGCATGAGACAAGCTATAATAAGTTTTATCCGGCGATGGATAGAGTTTACCGTTTGGTCGTTCAGTTACCGATTGAGCATAAAATCGAGCGCTGGGTTTCACTTTCTGCCCCTGTGGCGCCGACCCTGAAAGCAGAAATCCCGTCCGTTGAGCAAACGGGACGCATTCTACCAAACCCTTTATTCGGTGCGGGCAGTAACCAATTGTCATTAAATAACAGCCCTGATAGCCATTATGATGATGGATTTGTCTATGTCGATCAGTCCATTCTCGACATGTTTCCTATGCCCATGGTTTCGGGCCAGCTGTCCCACGCACTTGACAAGCCCAACACATTGGTAATCACCAGAAGCAAAGCCGAAAAATATTTTAAAAATAATCCAATTGGACAAACGATCTATCTCAACAACAATACATCGAAAGCCTATACCATTACTGGGGTCATTGAAGATATGCCCAACAATTCGACCCTTGCCGGTTATAGTTTTTTTATGTCGCTCGCTGGAGAGCCTTTTTATCAAGGTGAACAGACTGCTTGGCTCAATAACAACTATACCGTCTATGTCAAATTAAAACCCAATGTAGACGTTGCACTGGCAGAAAAAGAAATTTCAAAGAATTACTTAGAAGTACATTATCTCCCTGAATATCTAAAATCAGGACGTAAACTTAATCCGCTTTTCAAGCAGGCAAAAATAACCCTACAGAATGCTCTCGACATACATTTAAAATCCGCGGATGTAAGCGACGATAAAGTGAGTACATTGAACAGAGGGGATATTCGAATGGTTTGGACCTTCGCAACTGTAGCCTTATTTATTTTGTTCATTGCCTGTATTAACTTCATCAACTTATCGACAGCAAATGCAGCAACAAGAGCAAAAGAAATTGGTATCCGTAAGACTATTGGCTCCTCCAGGAAGCTGCTTATTGGACAATTTCTTGTTGAAGCAATCTGTTATAGTGTACTGTCACTGATTATCGGGCTCTTTCTAAGCTGGCTACTACTACCGGTATTCAACCAGCTAGCCAACAAATCCTTGACCATTCCTTGGCTATCGGTCTATTTCTTTCCTTCTCTTTTGGCGGCGATATTGGTGATCGGCGTCCTTGCCGGAATCTACCCAGCACTGTACCTATCCAAATTTAAACCAATCACTGCACTGAAAAACAACGTCATTGGTGCCAAATCTTCGCTTTTTAGGAATAGTTTGGTTGTCTTTCAATTCGCAACCTCAATAATCCTTATCGTTGGCGCATTGGTGACCAATAAACAGATAAACTACATATTAGACAAAGATCTGGGATTTGACAAGGACCAAGTCGTTGTGCTTCGCGGAATTGGAACATTATCGAAACAGCTTCCAAGTTTAAAAAATGAACTAAAAAGCCTCCCCGATGTTGCTTCAGTTTCCCTGAGTGACTTTCTTCCTGTACCCATCGATGGTGCCAAACGAAATGGCAATCCGTTCTGGATTGATGGCAGAAGAGATCTTGATATGGCTACACAAGGCCAATTTTGGGAAATTGATCAGGATTATCTGAGTACATTCGGTCTTCATTTAAACAAAGGACGAAATTTTGATCCCACGAGAGCCACCGATAGCAGTTCAGCTATAATAAATCAAAAATTGGCCGACGAACTTCAATTAAAGAATCCAATTGGTGCAAAAATTACCAATGGCAATACCTGGACCATCATTGGTGTAGTAGACGACTTTATCTTTGAGTCGTTGAAGGATAAAGGTTATGCAGGACTTTGTATGACATTACAAGGCAATCCTTCCCTACTCTCTATTAAGGTAAAATCGCAACATCTCAAAGAGACACTCGCTGATATTACAGCCGTATGGGACAAATTTGCCCCAAATCAACAAATTAACTACAGCTTTTTGGACGAAGGTTTCGCGGCCCTTTATCAAGATGTGGAACGGACCAAGAATATATTCACCTGTTTTGCACTTGTCGCCATTTTTGTTGCTGCACTCGGGCTTTTTGGTCTAGCAACGTATGTGACACAACAACGCACCAAAGAAATTGGTGTACGTAAGGTGCTTGGAGCCAGCGCAATGAGATTACTCCGATTATTGTCTGGAGATTTTATAAAATTGGTGTTTGTAGCCTTGGTCATTGCCACACCTGTTGCGTGGTGGGCAATGAACCAATGGCTTACTGATTTTAACTATCGAATCGAAATAAATTGGCTATACTTCATTCTTGCAGGTATGAGTGCCATTTTAATTGCTTTAGGCACAATCAGCTATCAGACTTGGAAAGCCATTCGCGCCAATCCGGTGGATAGCCTGCGTGATGAATAA